From a single Stackebrandtia endophytica genomic region:
- a CDS encoding FtsX-like permease family protein: MIARGIRYRPGRSVVVLLLAMAATAAAVLTPAYGYAAEQSLLTDELNSQNERATQLQLFAVRNSDVDYTEVPAQIGEAVDTLPAMQVYTDPVEFIRVTTHTTGGYYDARALLAYRQDVCDHLVMVDGDCQAGPGEVLLSKRSAEAERFEVGDSIGIKSVQGINVAHTEHEIVGIYEPADAGDQEYWGRSGYFSHGPDPDGVEFLDAMFVTQPQAADEFAEGMRMGVDYQLNLTALRDSDIDAILAALGRLEIPDGAVEGLTLTVDNNLTGIVEAIRDGQAQIRASVPIIAVPLLLLCWFVLYLVMARLTEERAPEIGLAKLRGLRYGSVTGFALGEALLLIVAAVPLGLLLGLGIVQVTAALVLAEGTSVTLRADVFGYAGLALIGSLLAVLAATRRTLRRPVLDLLQRVPGQTRWRAGLLEGGAVALAVAATAQVLLGDDNMVAMLAPALLAVVAGLATARILALIARVRLRRARRVGSVRRMLAMVQLARRTEHRRIVVLLTIAVTLLTFGVAAWDMSEHNRRLAASDALGADVIYQVDAANPGQLMDVVSELDPAADGLMGVMRTVERYGSQNFLVVAAQTDRMAEVMRWRDQQGPALDDLARQLHPPMGDPVLVEKSLRITATVEYAVADRPLQLSARIVEPGRAPRNMLLGPLEEGRSRYSADLIGCFTGCRLIGLGVARYPGDFSDISFALTVESVRDVDGEVPVLGDGQWHPTGTTPDNVTFDIDATESGLSLAATAADVPELIAEFQVAPAPLPAVLAGPAPYDDPAATRFRFPAAHGKPQHFEVVDTASVVPRGGTRALLVDLEYTERIAETFIDLSIKSDISYEVWATQAASVDLAERLESAGLTVLSTDSRLDQLDRMSRQPPALALRLYLLAGAAALVLAVGAVALTSAAGSRSRRDDDAALRLSGVPDSVLRRSMISEYGHWVGLPLVTGAVTGLIAAWLVLPSIPLITSGAGAGPVEYRLGSTWVPGALAAAVAALLVTVAMVWRSRRRGATPDRLRGGRS; this comes from the coding sequence GTGATCGCACGCGGAATCCGGTACCGGCCGGGGCGTTCGGTGGTGGTTCTGTTGTTGGCGATGGCCGCGACCGCCGCCGCCGTCCTCACCCCCGCCTACGGATACGCCGCCGAACAGTCCCTGCTGACCGATGAACTGAACTCGCAGAACGAGCGGGCCACCCAGTTGCAGTTGTTCGCCGTCAGAAACTCCGACGTCGACTACACCGAGGTGCCCGCCCAGATCGGGGAGGCCGTCGACACGCTTCCTGCCATGCAGGTCTACACCGACCCGGTCGAGTTCATCCGGGTTACCACCCACACCACCGGCGGCTATTACGATGCGCGCGCACTGCTGGCTTACCGACAGGACGTCTGTGACCACCTCGTCATGGTCGACGGCGACTGCCAGGCCGGCCCCGGAGAGGTGCTGTTGTCGAAGCGATCGGCCGAAGCCGAACGGTTCGAGGTCGGCGACTCCATCGGCATCAAATCGGTTCAGGGAATCAACGTCGCCCACACCGAACACGAAATAGTCGGGATCTACGAGCCCGCCGACGCCGGTGACCAGGAGTACTGGGGACGAAGCGGCTACTTCAGCCATGGCCCCGACCCCGACGGCGTCGAATTCCTCGACGCCATGTTCGTCACGCAACCGCAGGCCGCCGACGAGTTCGCCGAAGGCATGCGAATGGGCGTCGACTATCAGCTCAACCTGACCGCTCTGCGTGATTCCGACATCGACGCGATCCTCGCCGCCCTCGGCCGATTGGAGATTCCCGACGGCGCCGTCGAGGGTCTGACGCTGACCGTCGACAACAACCTCACCGGCATCGTCGAGGCGATCCGGGACGGCCAGGCCCAGATCCGCGCCTCGGTACCGATCATCGCCGTGCCGCTGCTCCTGTTGTGCTGGTTCGTGCTGTATCTGGTGATGGCACGGCTCACCGAGGAACGCGCACCGGAGATCGGACTGGCGAAACTGCGAGGGCTTCGGTACGGCTCGGTCACCGGCTTCGCATTGGGAGAGGCGCTGCTGCTGATCGTGGCGGCGGTGCCGCTGGGCCTGCTCCTGGGGTTGGGCATCGTCCAGGTCACCGCGGCGCTGGTCCTGGCCGAGGGCACCTCGGTCACGCTTCGCGCCGACGTCTTCGGCTACGCCGGCCTGGCGCTGATCGGATCGCTGCTGGCGGTGCTGGCCGCGACCCGCCGCACCCTACGCCGTCCGGTGCTCGACCTCCTGCAACGAGTGCCCGGTCAGACCCGTTGGCGCGCAGGGCTTCTGGAGGGTGGCGCGGTGGCGTTGGCCGTCGCGGCGACTGCGCAGGTGCTGTTGGGCGACGACAACATGGTCGCCATGCTGGCTCCGGCGTTGTTGGCGGTGGTCGCCGGATTGGCGACGGCTCGGATCCTCGCGTTGATCGCGCGGGTGAGATTGCGTCGGGCTCGCCGTGTCGGCTCGGTGCGGCGGATGCTGGCCATGGTGCAGTTGGCGCGGCGGACCGAACATCGCCGCATCGTGGTGTTGCTGACCATCGCGGTGACCCTGTTGACGTTCGGGGTGGCGGCCTGGGACATGTCGGAGCACAACCGGCGGCTGGCGGCCTCCGACGCCCTAGGGGCCGACGTCATCTACCAGGTTGACGCCGCCAACCCCGGCCAACTCATGGACGTGGTGTCCGAACTGGACCCCGCTGCTGACGGCCTGATGGGTGTCATGCGCACCGTGGAGAGATACGGCTCCCAGAACTTCCTGGTCGTGGCCGCGCAGACCGACCGCATGGCCGAGGTGATGCGGTGGCGCGATCAACAGGGCCCGGCACTCGACGATCTGGCGCGGCAACTGCACCCGCCCATGGGCGACCCGGTCCTCGTCGAGAAGTCGTTGCGGATCACCGCCACCGTGGAGTACGCCGTCGCCGACCGGCCGCTTCAGTTGAGCGCCAGGATCGTCGAACCGGGCCGGGCACCGCGCAACATGCTGTTGGGGCCGCTGGAGGAGGGTCGATCCCGGTACAGCGCCGACCTCATCGGCTGTTTCACCGGCTGCCGCCTGATCGGATTGGGGGTGGCACGTTACCCCGGCGACTTCAGCGACATCTCGTTCGCGTTGACGGTGGAGTCGGTGCGTGACGTTGACGGCGAGGTCCCGGTCCTCGGTGACGGTCAATGGCACCCCACCGGTACCACCCCCGACAACGTCACCTTCGACATCGACGCCACCGAATCCGGGCTGTCGCTGGCGGCCACCGCCGCCGACGTTCCCGAGCTGATAGCCGAGTTCCAGGTCGCGCCCGCGCCGCTGCCGGCGGTGCTGGCCGGACCCGCGCCCTACGACGATCCGGCCGCGACCCGGTTCCGGTTCCCGGCCGCGCACGGCAAACCCCAGCACTTCGAAGTCGTCGACACCGCCTCGGTGGTTCCCCGAGGAGGGACCCGGGCGCTGTTGGTCGACCTCGAATACACCGAGCGCATCGCCGAGACCTTCATCGATCTGTCGATCAAGAGCGACATCAGTTACGAGGTGTGGGCGACCCAGGCGGCATCGGTCGACCTCGCCGAACGACTGGAGTCGGCAGGGTTGACCGTGTTGTCCACCGATTCCCGCCTCGATCAATTGGACCGGATGAGTCGACAACCTCCGGCGCTGGCACTGCGGCTGTATCTGTTGGCGGGTGCGGCGGCCCTCGTGTTGGCTGTCGGAGCGGTCGCGTTGACCTCGGCCGCCGGATCGCGGTCACGCCGCGACGACGACGCCGCGCTGCGGCTGTCCGGTGTGCCCGACTCGGTGCTGCGACGTTCCATGATCAGCGAATACGGTCACTGGGTCGGACTGCCGTTGGTCACCGGCGCAGTGACCGGTTTGATCGCCGCTTGGCTCGTGCTGCCGTCGATTCCGCTGATCACCTCCGGTGCCGGGGCGGGGCCGGTGGAGTACCGACTCGGGTCGACCTGGGTGCCCGGCGCGCTGGCGGCGGCGGTGGCGGCATTGTTGGTGACCGTGGCGATGGTGTGGCGGTCGAGACGGCGCGGCGCGACGCCGGACCGGTTGAGGGGAGGACGATCGTGA
- a CDS encoding ABC transporter ATP-binding protein translates to MSQPPVRITGVPVTCRGLVFIYKVEGYDVVALSRVDLDIAAGEAVALVGPSGSGKSTLLSLMAGLLKPAAGSLRVGRHDLARARSAELQRMRATELGVVLQGDRNLLPYLSAVDNLRFAQRGGPRAGLPDPHDLLELVGLRGDAVARALPRDLTPGQRQQLSVATGAAIGGGLLLADEPTSQLDAEAREEVVAALLAVNVTGRTVVVVTHDPDIGVRFGRSVTIRDGRVGAEGRSGENFLVVGADGAVHLPTELLTELPPGTLLRVEAAGTGGILLRVAETESS, encoded by the coding sequence GTGAGTCAACCGCCGGTTCGCATCACGGGAGTCCCGGTCACCTGCCGGGGCCTGGTGTTCATCTACAAGGTGGAGGGATACGACGTCGTCGCGCTGTCGCGAGTGGACCTCGACATCGCCGCCGGTGAAGCCGTGGCCCTGGTGGGGCCGTCCGGGTCGGGCAAGTCCACACTGCTGTCACTGATGGCCGGGCTGTTGAAGCCCGCCGCCGGCAGTCTGCGCGTCGGTCGCCATGACCTGGCACGGGCGCGTTCGGCTGAGCTGCAACGGATGCGCGCCACCGAACTCGGGGTGGTGTTGCAGGGCGACCGCAACCTGCTGCCGTACCTGTCCGCCGTCGACAACCTGCGGTTTGCGCAACGCGGCGGCCCCCGCGCGGGACTGCCCGACCCCCACGACCTGCTGGAGTTGGTCGGGTTGCGTGGCGACGCCGTGGCTCGGGCACTGCCGCGCGATCTGACTCCCGGTCAACGGCAGCAACTGTCGGTGGCCACCGGCGCCGCGATCGGCGGGGGACTGCTGTTGGCCGACGAACCGACCTCGCAATTGGACGCCGAGGCGCGTGAGGAGGTCGTCGCCGCACTGTTGGCGGTCAACGTGACCGGCAGAACGGTGGTCGTGGTGACCCACGACCCCGACATCGGTGTCCGTTTCGGACGATCCGTGACCATCAGGGACGGACGAGTCGGAGCCGAGGGACGAAGCGGGGAGAACTTCCTGGTCGTGGGTGCCGACGGCGCGGTCCACCTGCCGACCGAACTGTTGACCGAGCTGCCGCCGGGAACCCTACTGCGGGTGGAGGCGGCCGGAACCGGTGGAATCCTGCTGCGCGTGGCCGAAACGGAGTCGTCATGA
- a CDS encoding ABC transporter ATP-binding protein yields MITVTDLSVRYETTMALEGVSFSTPAGRLLALTGASGAGKTTLLWSIAGLISPDAGTVAFEDETLGVEQVSLIPQGNALVSVLTAQENLTVPLLAAGVDPGEATERATAALERLGVEGQARQLVEQLSGGQRQRVAIARAIAARPRILLADEITSDLDARNRDLALEILRQEAERGVAVVFATHDPEAAAHCDARLHLIDGRVENPGTA; encoded by the coding sequence ATGATCACCGTCACCGACCTCTCGGTGCGCTACGAGACGACCATGGCGCTGGAGGGGGTGAGTTTCTCGACCCCGGCGGGTCGACTCCTGGCCCTCACCGGTGCCTCCGGAGCAGGCAAGACCACTCTGTTGTGGAGCATCGCGGGATTGATCAGCCCCGATGCGGGCACGGTCGCGTTCGAGGACGAGACCCTCGGTGTGGAACAGGTTTCGCTGATCCCGCAGGGAAACGCCCTGGTATCGGTGTTGACGGCGCAGGAGAACCTGACGGTGCCGCTACTGGCCGCCGGTGTCGACCCCGGTGAGGCGACCGAACGCGCGACCGCAGCATTGGAACGGTTGGGAGTGGAGGGTCAAGCCCGCCAACTCGTCGAGCAACTGTCCGGTGGACAACGACAGCGGGTCGCCATCGCCCGAGCCATCGCGGCACGTCCCCGGATCCTGCTCGCCGACGAGATTACGTCTGATCTGGACGCACGTAACCGTGACCTGGCCCTGGAGATCCTCCGCCAGGAGGCCGAACGCGGCGTGGCGGTCGTATTCGCCACCCACGACCCGGAGGCTGCCGCCCACTGCGATGCCCGGTTGCACCTCATCGACGGCCGAGTCGAGAACCCCGGCACCGCATAG
- the dacB gene encoding D-alanyl-D-alanine carboxypeptidase/D-alanyl-D-alanine endopeptidase: protein MWNRPLSHAVAVAALIAGSLTVATVVSAEESGDENLRAALDQILSDDAYSGAQLGLVVADAESGEVLYDRGGSQRLVPASNTKLLTSAAAIGLLGEDYTFTTDVATDGTQRGRVLHGDLYLRGTGDPTMLAADYDALAAEIAASGVKHIRGDLVADDTAFDSVRLGPEWGWDDLSYYYAAEISALTVAPDTDYDAGTVVVTVEAGAEGEAPTISVDPPTDWVEFDNRATTVAEGGSSSIGIERRYGSNLIEITGQLPEGGSSSEWVTVSNPTGYAADVFAAALKDHGVRVSGDIRLGQSTPDGAATLASHESMDLADLLVPFMKLSNNGHAETLTKAIGREISGEGTWSAGLSAIEDFVGQWGMNVDTQRQSDGSGLSRWNLIPTREFANLLVAVRSAEWYDTWYASMPIACESDRFEGGTLRSRMCDTPAESNVHAKTGSLTSVSGLSGYVTDADGRELVFSFISNDYLVSSVKGIEDAVAITLASYSQDGEASVSSVTTTRADDGPTDRECSWVKPSVC, encoded by the coding sequence ATGTGGAATCGACCCCTTTCCCACGCGGTCGCGGTGGCCGCCTTGATCGCCGGAAGCCTCACTGTGGCCACTGTGGTCTCAGCCGAGGAGTCCGGTGACGAGAACCTTCGCGCCGCGCTCGACCAGATCCTCTCCGACGACGCCTACAGTGGCGCCCAGCTGGGATTGGTCGTCGCCGATGCCGAATCCGGTGAGGTCCTCTACGACCGTGGCGGTTCGCAGCGCCTGGTGCCGGCCTCCAACACGAAGCTGCTGACCTCGGCTGCCGCGATCGGTCTCCTCGGTGAGGACTACACCTTCACCACCGACGTCGCCACCGACGGCACCCAACGCGGTCGTGTGCTGCACGGTGACCTCTACCTACGCGGCACCGGCGACCCGACGATGCTCGCCGCCGACTACGACGCGCTGGCCGCCGAGATCGCCGCCAGCGGTGTGAAACACATTCGGGGCGACCTCGTCGCCGACGACACGGCCTTCGATTCGGTCCGGTTGGGGCCCGAATGGGGCTGGGACGACCTCAGTTACTACTACGCCGCCGAGATCTCGGCCCTGACGGTCGCGCCGGACACCGACTACGACGCCGGGACCGTGGTCGTGACGGTCGAGGCCGGAGCCGAGGGCGAAGCCCCGACCATCAGCGTCGACCCGCCCACCGATTGGGTGGAGTTCGACAACCGCGCCACCACGGTCGCCGAGGGCGGTTCCAGTTCGATCGGCATCGAGCGCAGGTACGGATCGAACCTCATCGAGATCACCGGCCAGCTCCCCGAAGGCGGGTCGTCCAGTGAATGGGTGACGGTGTCCAATCCGACCGGTTACGCCGCCGACGTGTTCGCCGCGGCACTGAAGGACCACGGGGTGCGGGTGTCCGGTGACATCCGATTGGGACAGTCCACTCCCGATGGTGCGGCGACTCTGGCGTCGCACGAGTCGATGGATCTGGCGGACCTGCTCGTCCCGTTCATGAAACTGTCCAACAACGGGCACGCCGAAACCCTGACCAAGGCCATCGGACGTGAGATCTCCGGCGAGGGAACCTGGTCGGCGGGACTGTCGGCCATCGAGGACTTCGTCGGCCAGTGGGGCATGAACGTCGACACGCAGCGCCAGTCCGACGGGTCCGGGTTGTCACGGTGGAACCTCATTCCGACACGTGAATTCGCGAACCTGCTGGTTGCGGTGCGGTCGGCCGAGTGGTACGACACCTGGTACGCCTCGATGCCGATCGCATGTGAGAGCGACCGGTTCGAGGGCGGTACGCTGCGCAGCCGGATGTGCGACACCCCGGCGGAATCCAATGTGCATGCCAAGACCGGATCCCTGACCTCGGTCAGCGGCCTGTCGGGATATGTCACCGACGCCGACGGGCGGGAACTGGTGTTCAGTTTCATCTCGAACGACTACCTGGTGTCATCGGTCAAGGGCATCGAGGACGCCGTCGCGATCACGCTGGCGTCGTACAGTCAGGACGGTGAAGCCAGTGTGTCCAGTGTGACCACGACACGTGCCGATGACGGTCCCACCGATCGGGAATGCTCCTGGGTGAAACCCTCGGTCTGCTAA
- a CDS encoding acyl-CoA mutase large subunit family protein, whose product MDANDIAEGRQRWQARYDAARKRDADFTTLSGLEVDPVYGPPADQPDPRMERIGWPGEFPYTRGLYPTGYRGRNWTIRQFSGFGNAVQTNERYKLLLRSGGGGLSVAFDMPTLMGRDSDDPRALGEVGHCGVAIDSAADMDVLFGGIPLADVTTSMTISGPAVPAFCMYLVAAERQGADLSKLDGTLQTDIFKEYIAQKEWLYPPEPHLRLIGDLMAYCATEIPRYKPLSVSGYHIREAGSTAAQELAFTIADGFGYAELGLSRGLDINVFGPGLSFFFDSHIDFFEEIAKFRAARRIWARWMRDVYGATSEKAQWLRFHTQTAGVSLTAQQPYNNVVRTGVEALAAVLGGTNSLHTNALDETLALPTDETAEIALRTQAVLMEETGVANVADPLGGSWYVEALTDKIEAEAEAIFRRILALGGETEGETAGEIARGAMSTGRHSIGPVTSGILRGIEEGWFTAEIAEAAFTYQQQLERGEKRIVGVNCHTETVSKDLEILRISGDVETEQVAALADRRKQRDEAAVDAALKRMLEVGRTDANLIPSMLDAVRAEATLGEICNVFRAEWGEYQEPARF is encoded by the coding sequence GTGGACGCCAACGACATCGCCGAAGGCCGTCAGCGCTGGCAAGCGCGCTACGACGCCGCCCGGAAACGGGACGCCGACTTCACGACCCTCTCCGGGCTGGAAGTCGACCCCGTATACGGTCCACCGGCCGACCAGCCCGACCCGCGCATGGAACGTATCGGATGGCCCGGCGAATTCCCCTACACCCGCGGCCTGTACCCCACCGGGTACCGCGGCCGAAACTGGACCATCCGGCAGTTCTCCGGATTCGGTAACGCCGTCCAGACCAACGAGCGCTACAAACTGCTGCTGCGCTCCGGCGGTGGCGGACTGAGCGTCGCCTTCGACATGCCGACCCTCATGGGTCGCGATTCGGACGACCCGCGCGCGCTCGGCGAAGTCGGGCACTGCGGTGTCGCCATCGACTCCGCCGCCGACATGGACGTCCTGTTCGGCGGTATTCCGCTGGCCGACGTCACCACGTCGATGACCATCTCCGGTCCCGCGGTCCCCGCGTTCTGCATGTACCTGGTCGCCGCCGAACGTCAGGGCGCCGACCTATCCAAACTCGACGGTACTTTGCAGACGGACATCTTCAAGGAATACATCGCGCAGAAGGAATGGCTGTACCCGCCGGAACCGCACCTGCGACTCATCGGCGACCTCATGGCCTACTGCGCCACCGAGATCCCGCGCTACAAGCCGCTGTCGGTGTCGGGCTACCACATCCGTGAGGCCGGTTCCACCGCCGCTCAAGAACTCGCCTTCACCATCGCCGACGGATTCGGCTACGCCGAACTCGGACTGTCACGCGGACTCGACATCAACGTGTTCGGCCCCGGGCTGTCGTTCTTCTTCGATTCCCACATCGACTTCTTCGAAGAGATCGCCAAATTCCGTGCCGCCCGCCGCATCTGGGCGCGCTGGATGCGCGACGTCTACGGCGCCACCAGCGAGAAGGCGCAGTGGCTGCGCTTCCACACCCAGACCGCCGGCGTGTCGCTGACGGCCCAGCAGCCCTACAACAACGTCGTGCGCACCGGGGTCGAAGCCCTCGCCGCCGTCCTGGGCGGCACCAACTCGTTGCACACCAACGCCCTCGACGAAACCCTCGCGCTTCCCACCGATGAGACCGCCGAGATCGCGCTGCGCACCCAGGCGGTGCTCATGGAGGAGACCGGCGTCGCCAACGTCGCCGACCCGCTGGGCGGCTCCTGGTACGTCGAAGCACTCACCGACAAGATCGAGGCCGAAGCCGAGGCCATCTTCCGCCGTATCCTCGCCCTCGGCGGCGAAACCGAAGGCGAGACCGCCGGCGAAATCGCCCGTGGGGCCATGTCCACCGGGCGCCACTCGATCGGCCCGGTCACCAGCGGCATCCTGCGCGGCATCGAAGAAGGCTGGTTCACCGCCGAGATCGCCGAGGCCGCCTTCACCTACCAGCAGCAGCTCGAACGCGGTGAGAAGCGCATCGTCGGCGTCAACTGCCACACCGAGACCGTTTCGAAGGACCTGGAGATCCTGCGGATCTCCGGCGACGTCGAGACCGAGCAGGTGGCGGCCCTGGCCGATCGCCGCAAACAGCGCGACGAGGCCGCCGTCGACGCCGCCCTCAAGCGGATGCTGGAGGTCGGCCGCACCGACGCCAACCTGATCCCGTCAATGCTCGACGCCGTCCGAGCCGAGGCCACCCTCGGCGAGATCTGCAACGTCTTCCGAGCCGAATGGGGCGAATACCAGGAGCCCGCGCGGTTCTAG
- a CDS encoding DUF402 domain-containing protein: MKLKYPDRPGMRWTEEALGEDASGEWTVVPAGSPVHLSRGRVIEFGSDQLFCYPRDGWWVAHFWGPELSIMVHHPDGSIERQVKSHPCYVDISTPPVRTREGISFVDLILDVVADEAGEITVLDENELPTANLPGDYLRQAQDARRKVVTAMRAGAPPFDDSPSRWRQEIAPSDGLTSSRPLLRADHHFIATSPTP; encoded by the coding sequence GTGAAGCTGAAGTACCCCGACCGGCCGGGGATGCGATGGACCGAGGAGGCGCTGGGCGAGGATGCGTCGGGGGAATGGACGGTGGTCCCGGCGGGATCGCCGGTGCATCTGTCACGAGGCCGGGTCATCGAGTTCGGTTCCGATCAGTTGTTCTGTTACCCGCGTGACGGCTGGTGGGTGGCCCACTTTTGGGGACCGGAGCTGTCCATCATGGTCCATCATCCGGACGGATCGATTGAACGCCAGGTGAAGTCACATCCCTGTTATGTCGATATCAGCACCCCGCCTGTCCGGACCCGGGAAGGCATCTCGTTCGTAGACTTGATTCTCGACGTCGTCGCCGATGAAGCCGGCGAGATCACCGTGCTCGACGAGAATGAACTTCCCACCGCGAACCTGCCAGGCGACTACCTCAGGCAAGCTCAAGACGCACGCAGGAAGGTAGTCACCGCCATGCGAGCCGGAGCACCGCCGTTCGACGACTCCCCCAGCCGTTGGCGGCAAGAGATCGCGCCTTCGGACGGACTCACATCGAGCCGGCCCTTATTACGGGCTGATCACCACTTTATTGCGACGTCACCAACACCGTAG
- a CDS encoding Txe/YoeB family addiction module toxin, which yields MKLVWDESAWEDYVSWPTQDRKTLKRINQLITDVQRNGNEGIGKPEPLKHGFHGFWLRRITSEHRLIYKIIDNEVRIAACRYHCAP from the coding sequence ATGAAGCTGGTATGGGATGAGTCAGCCTGGGAAGATTACGTGTCCTGGCCGACACAGGACCGCAAGACGCTCAAGCGCATCAACCAGCTCATTACCGACGTCCAACGCAACGGCAACGAAGGGATCGGTAAACCCGAGCCTCTGAAACACGGATTCCACGGCTTCTGGTTGCGCCGCATAACCTCAGAGCACCGGCTCATCTACAAGATCATCGATAACGAAGTGCGTATCGCGGCCTGCCGATACCATTGCGCGCCATAG
- a CDS encoding type II toxin-antitoxin system Phd/YefM family antitoxin has product MKTMTFSQSRANFAQTLDSVVNDREEVVVTRNGHEPVVIVSLEEYESLKETAYLLRTPENARRLLASFNRLEKGEGIERGLVE; this is encoded by the coding sequence ATGAAGACGATGACGTTCTCGCAGTCGAGAGCCAACTTCGCGCAAACACTCGATTCAGTGGTTAACGACCGCGAAGAAGTCGTTGTAACCCGCAACGGGCACGAACCGGTGGTGATCGTTTCGCTTGAGGAGTACGAGTCACTGAAGGAGACGGCCTATTTGCTGCGCACTCCAGAGAATGCGCGTCGCCTACTCGCTTCGTTCAACCGTCTGGAAAAGGGCGAAGGCATTGAACGAGGGTTGGTTGAATGA
- a CDS encoding DUF402 domain-containing protein yields MTFEVGQTVVRRDVRRGGRIAAVESARVLSDGPEGLLTWTGVGSQTMWRTTLEGESVRYRSVAERDVTATMLSPREWERAGVLMLTLPDPGNSVWWFFEPDGRFRGWYVNLESPLRRWARGFDIHDYALDIWVEPDRSWSWKDEDEFAERTGHPEYWTHAEADEIRAAGEKFVGLIESGAAPFDGRYIDNVPDPGWEPSRLPPKWDTPSRED; encoded by the coding sequence ATGACGTTTGAGGTTGGACAAACGGTAGTGCGACGCGACGTGCGGCGGGGCGGTCGGATCGCGGCCGTCGAGAGCGCTCGGGTTCTCAGCGACGGTCCGGAAGGACTGTTGACCTGGACCGGTGTCGGTTCTCAGACCATGTGGCGCACCACATTGGAAGGTGAGTCGGTACGGTACCGTTCGGTGGCGGAACGGGACGTCACCGCGACGATGCTGTCGCCCCGCGAGTGGGAGCGCGCCGGGGTCTTGATGCTGACGTTGCCGGACCCGGGCAATTCGGTCTGGTGGTTCTTCGAACCTGACGGCCGATTCCGAGGCTGGTACGTCAACCTGGAGTCGCCGCTTCGGCGGTGGGCACGAGGATTCGACATCCACGACTACGCGTTGGACATCTGGGTGGAGCCCGACCGGTCGTGGTCCTGGAAGGACGAGGACGAGTTCGCCGAACGGACCGGGCACCCCGAGTACTGGACACACGCGGAGGCCGACGAGATCCGTGCCGCCGGTGAGAAGTTCGTCGGGCTGATCGAGTCCGGCGCCGCACCGTTCGACGGCAGATACATCGACAACGTTCCCGACCCGGGCTGGGAACCGTCGAGGCTTCCGCCGAAGTGGGACACCCCGTCACGGGAGGACTAG
- a CDS encoding GNAT family N-acetyltransferase encodes MADTAQLPDMIRRWLPGWVACRGLPEADEVGFALVATLDLPGRYREYFALTDDATALRRLADHVRTDRRPAWLSVPTGRPDEAHAVLEKEGLEVFGEPETFMRVELTNQVAHRPNSPYRVAVARDGEILRAVVTDSHGRAAAEGMIGLSGSDAVAHAIRTDPDHRRRGLGSVVMTALAEAAVDAGAGTGLLIASPAGAQLYRRLGWSPEATVLSARTPG; translated from the coding sequence ATGGCCGACACCGCTCAACTACCCGACATGATCCGTCGCTGGCTGCCCGGGTGGGTGGCCTGTCGGGGTCTTCCCGAGGCCGACGAGGTCGGCTTCGCGCTGGTGGCGACCCTCGACCTGCCGGGTCGGTACCGGGAGTACTTCGCGCTGACCGACGACGCGACCGCGCTTCGTCGCCTTGCCGACCATGTGCGTACCGATCGGCGTCCGGCCTGGCTCAGTGTCCCCACCGGCCGACCGGACGAGGCCCACGCCGTGTTGGAGAAGGAGGGTTTGGAGGTGTTCGGCGAACCCGAAACCTTCATGAGAGTCGAGTTGACCAACCAGGTCGCGCACCGGCCGAACTCCCCTTATCGGGTCGCGGTCGCTCGCGATGGCGAAATCCTGCGCGCCGTCGTCACCGATTCGCACGGCCGGGCCGCCGCCGAGGGCATGATCGGTCTGTCCGGTTCCGATGCGGTCGCGCACGCGATCCGCACCGACCCGGACCACCGGCGGCGAGGACTGGGCAGCGTGGTGATGACCGCGTTGGCCGAAGCCGCCGTCGACGCCGGAGCCGGTACCGGCCTCCTGATCGCCAGCCCCGCGGGTGCTCAGCTTTACCGTCGGCTGGGTTGGAGCCCCGAGGCGACAGTACTGTCGGCTCGAACGCCGGGCTAG
- a CDS encoding VOC family protein yields the protein MFADSKAFSGFSVNDTAAAKRFYEEVLGLPVTEENGMLTIHLAGGRDTFVYPKDNHTPATYTILNFPVDDIEAAVTELANRGVTFDTGKNIDDKGIYRGQGPLIAWFKDPAGNILSVLEDS from the coding sequence ATGTTCGCCGACAGCAAGGCATTCAGCGGGTTCTCGGTCAACGACACCGCCGCCGCCAAACGGTTCTACGAAGAGGTGCTCGGGCTGCCGGTCACCGAGGAGAACGGGATGCTGACCATCCACCTGGCCGGTGGTCGGGACACCTTCGTGTACCCGAAGGACAATCACACCCCGGCGACATACACGATCCTCAACTTCCCGGTCGACGACATCGAGGCGGCGGTCACCGAACTCGCCAACCGGGGCGTCACCTTCGACACCGGCAAGAACATCGACGACAAGGGGATCTACCGGGGACAGGGGCCGCTGATCGCCTGGTTCAAGGACCCGGCGGGCAACATCCTGTCGGTCCTGGAGGACTCCTGA